The genome window AAGATAATGTTTCAATATGTTTTTCAATTCTGCTTTCACATTATTCCTCACGTCCTCTGGTTCTAAAATTTCACATTGGCTACCGAAAGTTGTGATGTAATAAAATATCCACTCACCCTTTGGATAGTTAATTTCTGCAATAAAGCTTCCGTCCTCTTGTCGCTCATAGCTATCGAATTCATCATATACCCTGTAAGCAACCTTTGCAGACAGCTTTAATTTTAGTCTAACATACTCTTCCTGAAATACATTCTCGTTAGAAAAAATTTGATTTGGGGATTTCCGCTGAAAATTTTGCTCTAATACACAAAGTTCCTTCATTCGTCTTAACTTAAAGAAACGAAAATCACATCGTGACTTACAATATCCATATAAATACCATGAGCTACTTTTGAAGCACAGTTTCAAAGGCTCTACTTCACGTGATGTCTGCTGCCTTTTTGCGCTAGCATAAGAAAAAGAAATGCCTTTCTTGTCTAATATTGCAGACTTAATTGCATTGAATGTTTCAATTTCCTTCTGTGTGTTAGCCCAAGAAGAAAAATCTACTTCAATCCAATCTGTATTTGATTCACCAAACAAGCTACTGAGCTTTCTAAGTGCGGTATCTGTTTTGCTGAGATTAACAGCGTTGACAGCTTTTAATGAGGATAGAATGTCCTCTTTTTCTTTATCCGTTATAATAGCTTTATTCAGCACAAAATCGGGCAAAAGTGATATGCCACCACCTTTGCCTTTGCTCGTATAAACAGGAATACCTGCTGAAGAAAGAGTTTCAATATCACGATAAATAGTTCTTGGAGAAACCTCAAATCGCTCTGCAAGCTCTTTAGAAGTTACTATTTTTTTATCAAGCAAGATATATACTATTTCAAACAATCGGTTAATTTGCATTTTTATCACCCTATTTTAGTATACACTTATATAGAATAGTACAAGTATAATCTCAACGCTTGTCACACAGTGCTCTTTTGAATATATTACTATCAAATGGTCTGTTCAATTCAACAGCATCTTTTTATATATTCTAAATTATCTAAATCAACAAAATCATTCACTAAACCGTATTTTATCGATTAGTGATTTCTTTCTTACTGATTTTCCTAAAATAGCAGCTAATATTAGTTGAATAAAAATCATTACGACCGATACTATAACTGCTGCCATAATTGGATAATGATAGTCGCTGATATTAAACATACCATTGTTCCTAGCCCATAAAAATACCGGATACCCAAGTATACTTCCTAAACCAAGAGAGAGCACAAGCGTGCCCATTGTATAAAACAGACCCTCCTGATGCAACATTTTTACTAACTGTCGATCTGTCATGCCAATCGCCTGCATCATTCCAATTTCTTTTTTACGAACATGAACACTATGAATCATTGTATTTATCATATTCATCACACATATTACTCCAAGAATTCCTAAAAAAGCATAACTTGCGCCACTTGTTACAGCAAGCGCCGATTTCCATTCATCATATCGTTCTTTCCACGTTTGCATTTGTAACCGATCCGAACTGGCGATCAGTTCTTTTAATACATCTTCTGTATTCTTATCATAATCCTTCGTTGCAAAAATATGATATACCTCATTAATGTTATAAGTACTTAACTTCTTAGCACCTTCTTCTGCCATAAGAAGATAATTAGAATTTGTGAATCCAATCGAATAGTCCCCTATTGCCATTATCTCAACCTTCTTATTCCGACTCCCGTTTCCGTCTTCTATGGTCACATTTAGAGTATCACCGATTTGAATACCCGGATACCAGTGCAACAGATTTCTATCTACAATTACCTTATCTCCAGATTTTAAATCTTCATAGGTTGCCTCTCCCTCAATAATTCCTTCTACTAACTCCTTTTCATACTCTTCTGGCACTCCACAGATTCCCTCGGCTTCTCCTTCAAATACTTGTGCTGAAACTCGAACAAAACCAAAGCTTGACACAGACTTGATTCCATCTATTGCTTCTATTTTTTCTTTCAAACGATCATTCAGTGGATTATCCCTAATGAT of Alkalibaculum bacchi contains these proteins:
- a CDS encoding helix-turn-helix transcriptional regulator; protein product: MQINRLFEIVYILLDKKIVTSKELAERFEVSPRTIYRDIETLSSAGIPVYTSKGKGGGISLLPDFVLNKAIITDKEKEDILSSLKAVNAVNLSKTDTALRKLSSLFGESNTDWIEVDFSSWANTQKEIETFNAIKSAILDKKGISFSYASAKRQQTSREVEPLKLCFKSSSWYLYGYCKSRCDFRFFKLRRMKELCVLEQNFQRKSPNQIFSNENVFQEEYVRLKLKLSAKVAYRVYDEFDSYERQEDGSFIAEINYPKGEWIFYYITTFGSQCEILEPEDVRNNVKAELKNILKHYL